One Chloroflexota bacterium genomic region harbors:
- a CDS encoding amidohydrolase, whose protein sequence is MYKGYRFIEVDAHMLEPSDMWVKYLEPKFRDEMPVSSTGYYGDPPGFQTKVQIGEYFMPFGTKDLPPAGLPGLKESYGDYIAKGFTPDCYETVLARTGIDYMMMFPTVNLYVTTVLKLSPATAAAYRRAYNNWLYDFIVQIKGRRLLGAGAIDLRDPVEAAREARRCVKELGFKAIMINPEPVGEHRLYDPLYDPLWSELEDLDTALAVHVVSGTASETWTRHYFPAQRLTKGRSACSFTIGNMLASMALIAGGVLERHPKLRVVHLESGAGWTAFWLDRMDASVAGAFRGTLFEGVKKSPVEYFQRQCFISADPDDPGLKPAYETLGTDSLVTATDFGHPEGKGYIHALEDMLKQPIPDDVRHKMMWDNAARLYAIREN, encoded by the coding sequence ATGTATAAGGGCTATCGCTTCATAGAGGTAGACGCGCACATGCTGGAGCCGTCCGACATGTGGGTGAAGTACCTGGAGCCGAAGTTCCGGGATGAGATGCCCGTCTCCTCCACGGGCTACTACGGCGATCCTCCAGGCTTTCAGACCAAGGTCCAGATAGGCGAATATTTCATGCCCTTCGGCACCAAGGACCTGCCGCCCGCCGGGCTCCCTGGCCTGAAGGAGTCCTATGGAGACTACATCGCCAAAGGCTTTACGCCCGATTGCTACGAGACGGTTCTGGCGCGAACGGGCATTGACTACATGATGATGTTTCCCACGGTGAACTTGTACGTGACCACCGTCCTGAAACTTTCGCCGGCCACCGCCGCCGCCTACCGCCGCGCCTACAACAACTGGCTGTATGACTTCATCGTGCAGATCAAGGGCAGGCGGCTCCTCGGCGCAGGGGCGATAGACCTTCGGGACCCGGTGGAGGCGGCAAGGGAAGCGCGCCGCTGTGTGAAGGAACTAGGCTTTAAGGCAATCATGATCAACCCGGAGCCCGTGGGGGAGCACCGCCTGTACGACCCTCTCTACGACCCGCTGTGGAGCGAGCTGGAAGACCTGGATACGGCGCTGGCCGTTCATGTAGTCTCCGGCACCGCATCCGAGACCTGGACGCGGCACTATTTCCCGGCGCAGCGCCTCACCAAGGGTCGCAGCGCCTGCTCCTTCACCATCGGCAACATGCTGGCCTCCATGGCGCTCATCGCCGGGGGCGTGCTGGAGCGCCACCCCAAGCTGCGCGTGGTACACCTGGAATCGGGCGCGGGATGGACGGCCTTTTGGCTGGACCGGATGGACGCGTCGGTCGCCGGGGCCTTCCGCGGAACGCTTTTTGAAGGCGTGAAGAAGTCCCCCGTCGAGTACTTCCAGCGCCAGTGCTTCATATCGGCAGACCCGGACGACCCGGGCCTGAAGCCAGCGTACGAGACGCTTGGCACCGACAGCCTGGTGACGGCCACCGATTTCGGCCACCCTGAGGGAAAGGGTTACATCCACGCGCTGGAAGATATGCTGAAGCAGCCTATCCCGGATGATGTGCGACACAAGATGATGTGGGACAACGCGGCTCGGCTGTACGCCATCAGAGAGAACTAA
- a CDS encoding carboxymuconolactone decarboxylase family protein, translated as MARVPYITQPPASAEGREAFEFITRRRDRISRLFSTYMNSPRVAKHLYALMEYLRYDAKLEPTIKETVICTVSKVMKNAWEYDSHAILARHHGVREQVLKAIETGNTRRLKPEERLWIRFTKQTMACKIDQKTYDAAQKALGNQGIIEIMAIIGCYVMLSYVVLGLDVDIASGNPPHPLDDVPKPV; from the coding sequence ATGGCACGCGTCCCTTATATCACCCAACCGCCCGCATCCGCGGAAGGGCGCGAGGCCTTCGAGTTCATCACCCGCCGACGGGATCGCATCTCCCGGCTCTTCTCCACTTACATGAACAGCCCCAGGGTGGCGAAGCATCTCTACGCGCTGATGGAATATCTGCGCTATGACGCGAAGCTCGAGCCAACGATAAAAGAGACCGTTATCTGCACGGTCTCAAAGGTGATGAAGAACGCCTGGGAATACGATAGCCACGCCATCCTCGCCCGCCATCACGGTGTGCGCGAGCAGGTCCTGAAAGCGATTGAGACGGGGAACACTCGTAGACTGAAGCCCGAGGAGCGGCTCTGGATCCGATTCACCAAACAGACGATGGCCTGCAAGATAGACCAGAAGACCTATGACGCCGCCCAGAAGGCCCTCGGCAATCAGGGCATTATCGAAATCATGGCCATCATCGGCTGTTACGTTATGCTGAGCTACGTTGTGCTAGGCCTGGATGTGGACATCGCCTCCGGGAACCCGCCGCATCCGCTGGACGACGTTCCGAAGCCCGTCTAG
- a CDS encoding 3-keto-5-aminohexanoate cleavage protein, which produces MHPLIIEVAMNELMPKEENPHVPYGPEEVAKDAAACIEAGAAMLHFHARDPRTGEQRWTDDRLYADSIRRIHKAGVSKDVVFYPTYKGLTEASLSHIIALAKDPEVRLTMAPLDMGAVLLNKYDSRTKTFANPESGKVFTHAQEIFWYNLVNAHGLRPYNGCAEPGHIRHLLAYMDMGLVQEPVLIKYFCSVDGPYGMPPTPRGVQMYTEIVRELAPKLNYAWFVMCYGQAIIPMAAQAIVSGGHIRIGLGDETWSDAQPRPTNADLVRRVVTMAKACGREIATPRQAREIMGLRAA; this is translated from the coding sequence ATGCACCCCCTCATCATTGAAGTGGCGATGAACGAGCTGATGCCCAAGGAGGAGAACCCTCACGTACCTTACGGGCCGGAAGAGGTGGCAAAGGATGCCGCCGCATGCATCGAGGCGGGCGCCGCGATGCTGCACTTCCACGCCCGCGACCCGCGCACTGGGGAGCAGCGCTGGACGGACGACCGCCTCTACGCGGACTCCATCAGGCGCATCCACAAGGCAGGCGTCAGCAAGGACGTCGTCTTCTACCCCACGTACAAGGGTCTGACCGAAGCCTCCCTTTCCCACATCATCGCCCTTGCCAAAGACCCTGAAGTGCGCCTCACGATGGCGCCGCTGGACATGGGCGCTGTGCTGCTGAACAAGTACGATAGCCGCACCAAGACCTTTGCGAACCCGGAATCGGGAAAGGTCTTCACCCACGCGCAGGAGATTTTCTGGTACAACCTGGTGAACGCCCACGGCCTGCGCCCCTACAACGGCTGCGCCGAGCCGGGGCATATCCGTCACCTTCTAGCCTATATGGATATGGGCTTGGTGCAGGAGCCGGTGCTCATCAAATATTTCTGCTCCGTGGACGGCCCCTACGGCATGCCCCCGACGCCTCGCGGGGTGCAGATGTATACGGAGATCGTGCGGGAGCTTGCGCCGAAGCTGAACTACGCGTGGTTCGTGATGTGCTACGGCCAGGCCATCATCCCCATGGCGGCGCAGGCGATCGTCTCCGGCGGGCATATCCGCATCGGCCTTGGCGATGAGACCTGGTCGGACGCACAGCCGCGCCCGACCAACGCCGACCTTGTGCGGCGCGTTGTGACGATGGCGAAGGCCTGCGGGCGGGAGATCGCGACCCCGCGCCAGGCGCGGGAAATCATGGGCCTGCGGGCCGCCTGA
- a CDS encoding dCTP deaminase, with the protein MVLSDRTIKEELKAKRIIIEPLAERAVQPASVDVHLDNRILVFRNSLRPYIDVRQDVSDLTEMVLITDDKPFILHPGEFVLGSTLEDIGIPNDLVARLEGKSSLGRLGLLIHSTAGYVDPGWRGHLTLELSNVAKLPITLYYKMRIGQLSFIRLTTPVDNPYGSAALGSKYQGQTVPTASKIHKDFKG; encoded by the coding sequence GTGGTACTCAGCGACCGCACAATCAAGGAAGAGCTTAAGGCCAAGCGCATCATCATCGAGCCTCTCGCGGAGCGCGCCGTCCAGCCTGCAAGCGTGGACGTTCACCTGGATAACCGCATCCTGGTCTTCCGCAACTCCCTGCGGCCGTACATAGACGTGCGCCAGGACGTGAGCGACCTGACGGAGATGGTGCTGATCACGGACGATAAGCCCTTCATCCTGCACCCCGGCGAGTTCGTCCTCGGCTCCACGCTCGAAGATATCGGCATCCCGAACGACTTAGTGGCGCGCCTGGAGGGCAAAAGCTCCCTGGGCCGCCTGGGCCTGCTCATCCACTCCACGGCCGGGTATGTGGACCCCGGCTGGCGCGGCCATCTGACCTTGGAGTTGAGCAACGTCGCGAAGCTGCCCATCACCCTGTACTACAAGATGCGCATCGGCCAGCTCTCCTTCATCCGCCTGACCACGCCCGTGGACAATCCCTACGGCTCCGCGGCCCTTGGGAGCAAGTACCAAGGTCAGACGGTGCCCACGGCGAGCAAGATCCACAAAGACTTCAAAGGCTAG
- the ribD gene encoding bifunctional diaminohydroxyphosphoribosylaminopyrimidine deaminase/5-amino-6-(5-phosphoribosylamino)uracil reductase RibD produces MRRALELAQSILGTTSPNPVVGCVIVKNGAVIGEGATQPPGGPHAERVALDHAGEAARGATMYVTLEPHNFQGRTSPCTVAIIEAKISEVHIATIDPNPQVNGTGIGDLKAAGIKTTLGDGERESRRINEAYIKWVTAKRPYVYAKFAMSLDGKIATRTGDSKWITSEAARAKAHELRSIVDAIMVGANTVHRDDPRLTARLSGDAPAKRQPLRVIVDSRGRTPAAAKLLQEPGKTLIAVTANAPTSTWSNLIGAGAEVIVAPEANGKVDLNHVLDVLGKRSVTSVLVEGGGELLASLFEQQLVDKVYAFIAPIIVGGREAVTPVEGKGIRKIAEALRLKERTMTHLGDDLLIEGYL; encoded by the coding sequence ATGCGGCGGGCCCTGGAACTCGCCCAAAGCATCCTTGGGACAACGTCGCCGAACCCAGTCGTCGGCTGCGTCATCGTCAAGAACGGCGCTGTCATCGGCGAAGGCGCCACGCAGCCGCCGGGCGGGCCCCACGCGGAGCGCGTGGCCTTAGATCACGCAGGCGAGGCGGCCCGAGGCGCGACGATGTACGTTACCCTGGAGCCGCATAACTTCCAGGGGAGAACCTCACCCTGCACTGTGGCCATCATCGAGGCAAAGATATCTGAAGTCCACATCGCTACGATTGACCCGAACCCACAGGTGAACGGCACAGGCATCGGCGACCTGAAGGCAGCGGGCATCAAGACGACGCTGGGCGATGGAGAGCGCGAATCGCGCAGGATCAACGAGGCCTATATCAAGTGGGTGACCGCCAAGCGCCCCTACGTCTACGCCAAGTTCGCCATGAGCCTGGACGGCAAGATCGCCACGCGCACCGGCGATTCCAAATGGATCACCAGCGAAGCGGCGCGCGCCAAGGCCCACGAGCTGCGCAGCATAGTGGACGCCATCATGGTGGGCGCCAACACCGTCCATCGGGACGACCCTCGCCTGACGGCGCGCCTCTCTGGCGATGCGCCTGCTAAGCGCCAGCCCCTGCGGGTCATCGTGGACAGCCGGGGGCGCACGCCTGCCGCCGCAAAGCTCCTGCAAGAGCCGGGAAAGACGCTCATCGCCGTTACGGCCAATGCACCCACCTCAACGTGGTCGAACCTCATCGGCGCAGGGGCGGAAGTTATCGTCGCGCCGGAGGCTAACGGCAAGGTGGATTTGAATCATGTGCTTGACGTTCTAGGCAAGCGCTCTGTCACGAGCGTCCTTGTGGAAGGCGGCGGCGAACTGCTCGCCTCCCTCTTTGAACAGCAGTTGGTGGACAAGGTCTACGCCTTTATCGCGCCTATCATCGTGGGCGGACGTGAGGCGGTGACACCGGTGGAGGGGAAAGGGATCAGGAAGATCGCAGAGGCGCTGCGACTGAAGGAGCGAACGATGACGCACTTGGGAGACGACTTGCTCATCGAGGGGTATCTCTAA
- a CDS encoding riboflavin synthase: MFTGIIEELGRVEAMKNGDLRIAAKTVLKGTKLGDSISVNGACLTVTRLTKDGFSVHVVPETFRRTDLGALKPGSPVNLERALAAGQRMGGHMVQGHVDGTGTIAAIKKEKNALLIRFTAPGKILRYVVEKGFIAIDGVSLTVVSVDGRGFTVTLIPFTRTHTVLGSKRVGHHANLEIDVMAKYAERLAKRR; this comes from the coding sequence ATGTTCACAGGCATAATCGAAGAGCTTGGGCGCGTGGAGGCCATGAAGAACGGCGACCTCCGCATCGCCGCGAAGACCGTGCTCAAAGGCACCAAGCTCGGCGATAGCATCTCGGTCAACGGCGCGTGCCTCACGGTGACGCGCCTTACCAAGGATGGCTTTTCCGTCCACGTGGTCCCTGAAACCTTCCGCCGCACCGACCTCGGCGCGCTGAAGCCGGGTTCACCCGTGAACCTGGAGCGCGCGCTGGCCGCGGGCCAACGCATGGGCGGCCACATGGTGCAGGGCCATGTGGACGGGACGGGAACGATCGCGGCGATCAAGAAAGAGAAGAACGCCCTGCTGATACGCTTCACAGCCCCTGGAAAGATCCTGCGCTACGTGGTGGAGAAGGGCTTTATCGCCATAGACGGCGTGAGCCTCACGGTGGTGAGCGTGGACGGCAGAGGCTTCACCGTGACGCTCATCCCCTTCACGCGCACGCACACCGTGCTGGGGAGCAAGCGGGTGGGCCATCACGCCAATCTGGAGATTGACGTGATGGCGAAGTACGCGGAGCGGCTGGCGAAGCGGCGGTAG
- a CDS encoding adenine nucleotide alpha hydrolase family protein, whose translation MRCLKCQERAWVELKRHHAAYCAPHYTEFFERQVERNIKAKKMFTLQDKILVAVSGGKDSLALWDVLVRAGYQTAGLYIDLGISDYSMRSKEKAMAFAGERGLPLIVKDVRAEYGDGLIGISELSKALRRVPCSGCGLTKRYLLNQVAHEHGYNVLATGHNLDDEAATLMGNVLHWQMDYLARQSPVLESTHPHLAKKVKPLYTFTERETLSYVLIKGIDYIEEECPNAQGAQSIVYKEALNAIEAASPGSKQAFVDGFLKSLQPVLHRDEAGVTLNACSRCGEPTTGEVCAFCRMWERAKAAKAKGKAVIPTAS comes from the coding sequence ATGCGCTGTCTGAAGTGCCAAGAGCGCGCCTGGGTGGAGCTAAAGCGGCATCACGCCGCCTACTGCGCGCCCCACTACACCGAGTTCTTTGAGCGCCAGGTGGAGCGGAATATCAAGGCCAAGAAGATGTTCACCCTCCAGGACAAGATCCTGGTGGCCGTCTCCGGGGGCAAGGACAGCCTGGCGCTGTGGGACGTGCTGGTCCGCGCAGGGTACCAGACGGCGGGCCTCTACATTGACCTAGGTATCAGCGACTACTCGATGCGCTCCAAGGAGAAGGCCATGGCCTTCGCGGGCGAGCGCGGGCTGCCGCTCATTGTGAAGGACGTGCGGGCGGAGTACGGCGATGGCCTAATAGGCATCTCCGAGCTCTCCAAGGCGCTGCGGCGCGTCCCCTGCTCCGGCTGCGGCCTCACCAAGCGCTACCTGCTGAACCAGGTGGCGCACGAGCACGGCTACAACGTGCTGGCCACCGGCCACAACTTGGACGATGAGGCGGCTACGCTGATGGGCAACGTCCTCCACTGGCAGATGGACTACCTGGCCCGCCAATCGCCGGTGCTGGAGAGCACGCACCCGCACCTAGCGAAGAAAGTGAAGCCGCTGTACACCTTCACCGAGCGCGAGACGCTGAGCTATGTGCTTATCAAGGGGATTGACTACATCGAAGAGGAGTGCCCGAACGCCCAGGGTGCCCAGTCCATCGTCTACAAAGAAGCGCTGAACGCCATCGAGGCGGCATCACCCGGATCAAAGCAGGCCTTTGTGGACGGCTTCTTAAAGAGCCTCCAACCGGTGCTCCACCGGGATGAGGCGGGGGTGACGCTCAACGCCTGCAGCCGGTGCGGCGAGCCGACGACGGGCGAGGTCTGCGCCTTCTGCCGTATGTGGGAACGAGCCAAGGCGGCCAAGGCGAAGGGGAAGGCAGTCATTCCGACAGCATCGTAG
- a CDS encoding thiamine biosynthesis protein ThiS has translation MKVIIRQPRRREVAIQGGRQVSDIMKELQLNPENFIAIQGRVLLTRDAFVKDDETIEILSAISGGA, from the coding sequence ATGAAGGTTATCATCCGCCAGCCGCGCCGCCGCGAGGTCGCCATCCAGGGCGGCAGGCAAGTCAGCGACATCATGAAGGAGCTCCAGCTCAATCCGGAGAACTTCATCGCCATCCAGGGCAGGGTCCTGCTAACCCGTGACGCCTTTGTGAAGGATGACGAGACGATCGAGATCCTCTCCGCCATCTCGGGGGGCGCGTAG
- a CDS encoding tetratricopeptide repeat protein, whose amino-acid sequence MPLFRSSRNPSSSNAPSTNPLAEGRRLMDGGLWKGAITSLTQHLRSNPADTDALSLRGAAYVMSGRYKKALPDLEKALEQNPRHLEALLNRAAALDHLGLQPAALSDYSRAIEVAPEDARTCNGRGIVSMNMRDFEKALEDFQQALRLEPKEWLHYFSRGMALYNLARYPEAIADFNVVIRHEPKESEAILHRALCYAALGQDEKAQADAEECRKLGLDRKAVNRLLDKKRKERAA is encoded by the coding sequence ATGCCTCTCTTTCGCAGCAGCCGTAACCCCTCCTCATCAAACGCACCCTCAACTAACCCCCTTGCCGAAGGCCGCCGCCTTATGGACGGCGGGCTGTGGAAGGGCGCCATCACCTCCCTCACACAGCATCTTCGCAGCAACCCCGCTGACACTGACGCCCTCAGCCTTCGCGGTGCCGCTTATGTCATGTCCGGTCGCTATAAGAAAGCGCTCCCTGATCTCGAAAAGGCCCTGGAGCAGAATCCACGCCACCTAGAGGCCCTTCTCAATCGCGCCGCCGCCTTGGACCACCTCGGCCTGCAACCTGCGGCTCTCAGCGACTACTCACGCGCCATAGAAGTAGCGCCGGAAGATGCGCGCACCTGCAACGGCCGGGGCATCGTTTCCATGAACATGCGCGATTTCGAAAAGGCCCTGGAAGACTTCCAGCAGGCCCTACGGCTGGAGCCCAAGGAATGGCTCCACTACTTCTCGCGGGGGATGGCCCTGTACAACCTCGCCCGCTACCCGGAAGCCATCGCCGATTTCAATGTGGTCATCCGCCATGAGCCGAAGGAGTCGGAGGCCATTCTCCATCGCGCCCTCTGCTACGCAGCACTGGGCCAGGATGAGAAGGCCCAAGCCGATGCCGAGGAGTGCCGCAAGCTCGGCCTGGATCGGAAGGCCGTCAACCGCCTCCTGGACAAGAAGCGGAAGGAACGCGCCGCCTGA
- a CDS encoding 4-hydroxy-3-methylbut-2-enyl diphosphate reductase yields the protein MVQTAKETGSVLLAKPRGFCAGVERAIDIVEIALEMHGRPVYVRKEIVHNPHVVEDLRKKGAIFVESEDEVPEGAVVIFSAHGVAPAVRNNAQSRKLTTIDATCPLVTKVHVEAIKYVKEGFSILLIGHAGHDEIIGTMGEAPNSIQLIEDVEDAENVSVKDPNKVVCLTQTTLSIDDTKEVVDALKRRFPNMHTRNDICYATQNRQAAVKDLAKRVDLILVVGAANSSNSVRLMEVARAQGVKAHRIADVKEVRPDWLQGVASIGVTSGASTPEVKVTEVVDYLKSKGHVAAREIKVVDENVTFSLPKELRDHRKK from the coding sequence ATGGTGCAAACGGCCAAGGAGACGGGAAGTGTCCTCCTCGCGAAGCCACGCGGCTTCTGCGCCGGGGTGGAGCGCGCCATAGACATCGTGGAGATCGCCCTGGAGATGCACGGGCGGCCCGTCTACGTGCGCAAGGAGATCGTCCATAACCCACACGTGGTGGAGGACCTGCGCAAGAAAGGCGCAATATTCGTCGAGTCCGAAGACGAAGTGCCGGAGGGCGCCGTGGTCATCTTCAGCGCCCACGGCGTGGCCCCTGCCGTGCGCAACAATGCCCAAAGCCGCAAGCTCACCACGATAGACGCTACCTGCCCTCTGGTAACCAAGGTCCACGTTGAGGCCATCAAGTACGTGAAGGAGGGCTTCTCCATCCTCCTCATCGGCCACGCCGGCCACGATGAGATCATCGGCACCATGGGGGAAGCGCCCAACAGCATCCAGCTCATCGAAGATGTGGAGGACGCCGAAAACGTCAGCGTGAAGGACCCCAACAAGGTCGTCTGCCTCACTCAGACGACCTTGAGCATAGACGATACGAAGGAAGTGGTGGACGCCCTCAAGCGCCGCTTCCCCAATATGCATACCCGGAATGACATCTGCTACGCCACCCAGAACCGGCAGGCGGCAGTCAAGGACCTTGCCAAGCGCGTTGACCTCATCCTCGTCGTCGGCGCGGCGAACAGCTCCAACTCCGTCCGCCTGATGGAAGTGGCGCGCGCCCAAGGCGTAAAGGCACACCGCATCGCCGACGTGAAAGAGGTACGCCCCGATTGGCTCCAGGGGGTCGCCTCTATCGGTGTCACCTCTGGTGCGTCAACGCCTGAGGTAAAGGTTACTGAGGTGGTGGACTACCTGAAATCCAAGGGGCACGTCGCCGCCAGGGAAATCAAGGTCGTTGACGAAAACGTGACATTCTCCCTCCCAAAGGAACTGCGCGACCACCGGAAGAAGTAG
- the pabB gene encoding aminodeoxychorismate synthase component I, which yields MSSPILIRELPRAPSPARLFERFLAQPFPFLLESGRGYGRIGHYSFLGGDPFLVVKSSGRRVEVIGGQGKRTFTAGPFDVIDDLLGRYPVPKGDYPVPFIGGAVGYLGYDLGRLIERLPDRPQDDLKLPESVLCWYDSLIAYDHVTRKAYAISTGLPERTAAKRARRAKERMLGLLAAIGGPPQPEARGPAPAASSAKLEATFTKGGYIAAIREAKRHIIAGDIYQVNLSQRFSAPWRGAPWELYQRLRRINPAPFAAYLQYESFAVVSASPERFLRRAGERLETRPIKGTRPRGATPAEDRRLARELAASAKDRAEHIMIVDLERNDLGRVAEIGSVRVAKMMALERFPTVHHLVSTIEARLPSERTAGEVLRAAFPGGSITGAPKIRSMEIIDELEPVSRGVYTGAIGYLSATGDFDLNIAIRTLVVKDGMAHFHVGGGIVADSDPEAEYQETLDKGKALLAALRGG from the coding sequence ATGTCTTCTCCCATCCTCATCCGCGAGCTTCCTCGCGCCCCTTCGCCTGCGCGGCTCTTTGAGCGCTTCCTCGCTCAGCCGTTTCCCTTCCTGCTGGAGAGCGGGCGCGGCTATGGCCGGATCGGGCACTATTCCTTTCTGGGCGGCGACCCCTTCCTTGTTGTGAAGAGCAGTGGGCGGAGGGTTGAAGTCATCGGCGGCCAGGGCAAACGCACCTTCACGGCCGGCCCCTTTGATGTGATAGACGACCTGCTTGGGCGGTATCCCGTCCCAAAGGGCGATTACCCAGTACCTTTCATCGGCGGCGCAGTGGGCTACTTAGGCTATGACCTCGGTCGCCTCATCGAACGATTGCCGGACCGCCCGCAGGACGACCTGAAGCTGCCGGAATCAGTGCTGTGCTGGTACGATTCGCTCATCGCCTATGACCACGTGACGCGAAAGGCGTACGCCATCTCAACGGGCCTGCCTGAACGCACGGCGGCGAAGCGGGCCAGGCGCGCGAAGGAGCGAATGCTGGGACTGCTTGCAGCCATAGGCGGCCCACCGCAACCGGAGGCGAGGGGGCCTGCTCCGGCTGCATCTTCCGCGAAGCTGGAAGCGACGTTCACCAAAGGCGGCTACATCGCCGCGATAAGGGAGGCGAAGAGGCACATCATAGCGGGGGATATCTACCAGGTGAACCTGAGCCAACGCTTCAGCGCGCCGTGGAGAGGGGCGCCGTGGGAGCTCTATCAGCGTTTGCGCCGCATCAACCCAGCGCCTTTCGCTGCGTACCTGCAGTACGAAAGCTTCGCCGTTGTCAGCGCTTCGCCGGAGCGCTTCCTTCGCCGCGCGGGCGAGAGGCTGGAGACGCGCCCCATCAAGGGGACACGCCCGCGCGGGGCGACGCCTGCCGAAGACAGGCGGCTGGCGCGGGAACTTGCGGCCAGCGCCAAGGACCGCGCCGAGCACATCATGATCGTGGACCTGGAGCGCAACGACCTTGGGCGCGTAGCGGAGATCGGGAGTGTGCGGGTGGCGAAGATGATGGCGCTGGAGCGCTTCCCTACGGTGCATCACCTCGTCTCCACCATAGAGGCGCGCTTGCCTAGCGAGAGAACGGCTGGTGAAGTCCTGCGGGCCGCGTTTCCCGGAGGCTCCATCACCGGCGCGCCGAAGATACGCTCGATGGAAATCATTGACGAACTGGAGCCGGTGAGCCGGGGCGTCTATACGGGAGCCATCGGCTACTTGAGCGCCACGGGAGACTTCGACCTGAATATCGCCATCCGGACACTGGTGGTGAAGGACGGCATGGCCCACTTCCACGTCGGCGGCGGCATCGTCGCCGATTCCGATCCGGAGGCGGAGTACCAGGAGACCCTGGACAAGGGGAAGGCGCTCCTGGCGGCGCTGCGCGGCGGTTAG
- a CDS encoding heme-binding protein — MYMRPTLSAEEARVAMNAMADMATRIAKRPVAIAITDHRGELIHFLRQDEALAFCGEVSTRKAYTAAVAKESSASFSAKYKGVGRTLEEAIGPRASSGQGGVPILTKDGVCLGGIGVSGDSNEGDIAIGRAGVEAMGYNWEA; from the coding sequence ATGTATATGCGCCCGACCTTGAGCGCTGAAGAGGCGCGCGTTGCCATGAACGCCATGGCGGACATGGCAACGCGCATCGCGAAGCGGCCCGTGGCCATCGCCATCACGGACCATCGGGGCGAGCTGATCCACTTCCTGCGGCAGGATGAGGCGCTGGCCTTTTGCGGAGAGGTCTCCACCCGCAAGGCGTACACAGCGGCGGTGGCCAAGGAGAGCTCAGCCAGCTTCTCCGCCAAGTACAAGGGCGTAGGGCGCACGCTGGAGGAGGCGATCGGCCCCCGGGCTTCCTCAGGCCAGGGCGGCGTGCCGATCCTCACGAAGGATGGCGTTTGCCTGGGAGGCATCGGCGTCAGCGGCGACTCCAACGAGGGAGACATCGCCATTGGACGGGCGGGCGTGGAGGCGATGGGCTACAACTGGGAGGCGTGA
- a CDS encoding glycosyltransferase yields the protein MQQLNVTVVIPTFNRKLGLLRNLAKIPKDVEVIVVDDGSQDGTEQAVAQVRRDSLGSYQAGQ from the coding sequence ATGCAACAACTTAATGTCACAGTAGTCATCCCAACGTTCAACCGAAAACTTGGGCTACTTCGCAACTTGGCCAAAATCCCAAAAGACGTCGAAGTTATCGTAGTCGATGATGGGTCTCAGGACGGCACCGAACAAGCCGTGGCGCAGGTTCGTAGAGACAGCCTGGGTTCATATCAAGCAGGCCAATAA
- a CDS encoding glycosyltransferase translates to MMGLRTAPNKPWRRFVETAWVHIKQANKGPASARNKGIEAASGEYIAFTDDDCVPVHPWPWPLITRLERETTQTAGAGGRVLPLGKGLLSRYYTFHRILEPPESCAYLVTANCAYRRKALLEVGGFDARIKQPGGEDPALSMKIRRMGYHLAFEPTALILHEYRENLRDFANTFYRYGKGNVYVMG, encoded by the coding sequence ATGATGGGTCTCAGGACGGCACCGAACAAGCCGTGGCGCAGGTTCGTAGAGACAGCCTGGGTTCATATCAAGCAGGCCAATAAAGGCCCTGCATCAGCCCGAAACAAAGGAATCGAGGCAGCCTCAGGCGAGTACATCGCCTTTACTGATGACGACTGCGTTCCAGTGCATCCCTGGCCCTGGCCTCTAATTACTCGATTGGAACGCGAAACCACGCAAACAGCAGGCGCCGGAGGCCGGGTACTGCCCTTAGGGAAAGGGCTGCTCTCCCGCTACTACACCTTTCATCGAATCCTTGAGCCTCCTGAGTCATGCGCCTACTTGGTCACGGCAAATTGTGCATACCGCCGGAAAGCGCTTTTGGAAGTAGGTGGATTTGATGCCAGGATCAAACAACCGGGTGGGGAAGACCCAGCACTCTCCATGAAAATCAGACGCATGGGATATCACCTTGCATTTGAGCCCACTGCGCTGATCCTGCACGAATACAGGGAGAACCTGCGAGACTTCGCAAACACCTTCTATCGGTATGGCAAGGGTAATGTCTATGTCATGGGTTAG